The Planctomycetia bacterium genome contains the following window.
GTCCGATCAACTTTGGGCGTGGCCCCCGATCACACCCACAATCGCGTGACAATGGAGCAACCAACAGCTACGATTCGACTTACGAGAATTAATTGCCTTTGCGCCAGGTGGCCCAACTTCGGCCCATTGGTGATCGGCGGAAACCTTCTTGGAACAAGGTCGGCAACAGAGGTTCTTATGCACCTTCGGTCAGCGACATCAACGTTCGTTTTTTGGGCAGTCCTGGCAATCGGCTGTTTGGGGCAGGCTCGCGCGGACGAGCAGCCGGTGGAAGGTCAGCGCCAAGAAGATCGTTCGGGCGAAGTCAAAAAGCCTCTCAAGGTGTTCATCCTGGCCGGGCAGTCGAACATGCAGGGACACGCCGCCATCTCGACTTTCGACTCGATGGCCGACGACCCGAAGAAGGCCCCGCTCTTGAAGGAGATGCTCGGACCGGACGGCAAACCGCATGTGTGCGAAAGGGTGTGGATCTCGTCGGTCGGTTGCCTCGGCGACGCCTACTCCGACCTGA
Protein-coding sequences here:
- a CDS encoding sialate O-acetylesterase, translated to MHLRSATSTFVFWAVLAIGCLGQARADEQPVEGQRQEDRSGEVKKPLKVFILAGQSNMQGHAAISTFDSMADDPKKAPLLKEMLGPDGKPHVCERVWISSVGCLGDAYSDLTEAKGKLTAGFGAPENKIGPEFTFGLTMEKRLNEPVLIIKTSWGGRSLHTDFRPPSSGEFAWSEAELA